The Ensifer adhaerens genome contains a region encoding:
- the fba gene encoding class II fructose-bisphosphate aldolase (catalyzes the reversible aldol condensation of dihydroxyacetonephosphate and glyceraldehyde 3-phosphate in the Calvin cycle, glycolysis, and/or gluconeogenesis) has translation MALITLRQLLDHAAENDYALPAFNVNNLEYIQAVMRAADATDSPVILQASRGARSYAGDAFLRHLILGAAEEYPHIPVCLHLDHGDQPSTCISAITNGFTSVMMDGSLEKDGKTVASYDYNVAVTAEVVKIAHAAGVSVEGELGCLGNLETGAGDKEDGHGFEGKLSREELLTDPDQALDFVSRTGVDALAVAIGTSHGAYKFTREPDGDILSIETIAKINKKLPNTHLVMHGSSSVPKDLQDLFNTYGGKMKPTWGVPVSEIQKGIPLGVRKVNIDTDLRLAMTGTIRKNFAENPENFDPRNYLKPATALMTEVCKQRFEAFRTAGKASKIRALRLSEMAKRYAAA, from the coding sequence ATGGCATTGATCACATTGCGGCAACTGCTCGACCATGCGGCGGAGAACGACTACGCGCTGCCGGCGTTCAATGTGAACAATCTTGAATATATTCAGGCCGTCATGCGCGCTGCTGATGCCACCGACAGTCCGGTCATCCTTCAGGCAAGCCGCGGCGCCCGCTCCTACGCAGGCGATGCGTTCCTGCGCCACCTGATCCTGGGTGCTGCGGAAGAGTACCCGCATATCCCTGTCTGTCTGCACCTCGACCACGGCGACCAGCCGTCGACCTGCATCTCGGCGATTACCAACGGCTTCACCTCCGTTATGATGGACGGTTCGCTCGAAAAGGACGGCAAGACCGTTGCGAGCTATGATTATAATGTCGCCGTCACTGCCGAAGTCGTGAAGATCGCGCATGCGGCCGGCGTTTCCGTCGAAGGCGAGCTCGGCTGCCTCGGCAACCTCGAGACCGGCGCCGGCGACAAGGAAGACGGCCACGGCTTCGAAGGCAAGCTGTCGCGCGAAGAGCTTCTGACCGATCCGGACCAGGCGCTCGACTTCGTCTCCAGGACCGGCGTCGATGCGCTCGCCGTTGCGATCGGCACCAGCCATGGCGCCTACAAGTTCACCCGCGAGCCCGATGGCGACATCCTGTCGATCGAGACGATCGCCAAGATCAACAAGAAGCTGCCGAACACGCACCTCGTCATGCACGGCTCCTCGTCGGTGCCGAAGGATCTGCAGGACCTCTTCAACACCTATGGCGGCAAGATGAAGCCGACCTGGGGTGTTCCGGTCTCCGAAATCCAGAAGGGGATCCCGCTCGGCGTGCGCAAGGTCAACATCGACACCGATCTGCGCCTCGCGATGACCGGCACGATCCGCAAGAACTTTGCCGAGAACCCGGAGAACTTCGACCCGCGCAACTACCTGAAGCCGGCAACCGCGCTGATGACCGAAGTCTGCAAACAGCGTTTCGAAGCCTTCCGCACCGCCGGCAAGGCCTCGAAGATCCGCGCGCTGCGCCTGTCGGAAATGGCAAAGCGCTACGCGGCCGCCTGA
- a CDS encoding ABC transporter permease, producing MTDIVQTPVVTPETKGRSLFQLAAMRFKRNRAAMAGCFMLALIALFSFLGPLFVPHTYDQVFPSYVSIAPSLEPRPDTTTLKDVMEGVATRARVTLKEFNLEGETFTATITSEQPIDSRATRYFDRANEFRDTQVVATEDDGKTLKVTGQVDREYFPFGTDSNGRDLLVRVMLGGQISIAVGLLASLVSLGIGVVYGATSGYIGGRVDNVMMRLVEILYSLPFVFLVVVLVVFFGRSFILIFLVIGAVEWLDMARIVRGQTLALKRREFVGAAQALGLTDWQIIRRHIIPNTIGPVIVFVTVVVPKVILLESFLSFLGLGVQAPLTSWGALISEGANNIQSAPWLLIFPAIFFVLTLFSLNFVGDGLRDALDPKDR from the coding sequence ATGACTGATATCGTCCAGACCCCGGTGGTGACACCGGAAACCAAGGGGCGCAGCCTCTTCCAGCTCGCGGCCATGCGCTTCAAGCGCAACCGCGCCGCCATGGCCGGCTGCTTCATGCTGGCCCTGATCGCACTCTTCTCGTTCCTCGGGCCCTTGTTCGTTCCGCACACCTACGATCAGGTCTTCCCGTCCTATGTGTCGATCGCTCCGAGCCTGGAGCCGCGCCCGGACACCACGACGCTCAAGGACGTGATGGAAGGGGTCGCGACCCGCGCCCGCGTCACGCTGAAGGAGTTCAACCTCGAGGGCGAGACCTTCACGGCGACGATCACCTCCGAACAGCCGATCGATTCCCGCGCAACGCGCTATTTCGACCGCGCCAACGAGTTCCGCGACACCCAGGTGGTGGCAACGGAAGACGACGGGAAGACGCTGAAGGTCACCGGTCAGGTCGACCGCGAGTACTTCCCCTTCGGCACCGACAGCAACGGGCGCGACCTCCTGGTCCGTGTCATGCTCGGTGGCCAGATCTCGATCGCCGTCGGCCTGCTCGCAAGCCTTGTGTCGCTTGGTATAGGCGTCGTCTACGGCGCGACATCGGGATACATCGGCGGCCGCGTCGACAACGTGATGATGCGTCTGGTCGAGATTCTCTATTCTCTGCCCTTCGTCTTCCTCGTCGTCGTGCTCGTCGTCTTCTTCGGCCGCTCGTTCATCCTGATCTTCCTGGTGATCGGCGCGGTGGAATGGCTCGACATGGCCCGTATCGTGCGTGGCCAGACACTTGCGCTCAAACGCCGCGAATTCGTCGGCGCCGCGCAGGCGCTCGGTCTCACCGACTGGCAGATCATCCGCCGGCACATCATCCCCAACACGATCGGCCCGGTCATCGTTTTCGTGACCGTCGTCGTGCCCAAGGTGATCCTGCTCGAGAGCTTCCTCTCCTTCCTCGGCCTTGGCGTTCAGGCGCCGCTGACGAGCTGGGGCGCGCTGATCTCGGAAGGCGCAAACAACATCCAGTCGGCGCCGTGGCTTCTGATCTTCCCGGCCATCTTCTTCGTCCTGACGCTGTTCTCGCTGAACTTCGTCGGCGACGGCCTGCGCGACGCGCTCGACCCGAAGGATCGCTGA
- a CDS encoding peptide ABC transporter substrate-binding protein, translating into MASLKLNLRAAALIGSLLIGASPALAEAVLHRGNAGEPQTLDQHHTSINIEAFILKDLYEGLTIYDASAKIVPGVAETWELSDDGTVYTFKLRADAKWSDGSPVTAEDFVFSFRRVEDPKTAAGYANILFPIKNAEKVNKGELPTDQLGVKAIDEKTVEITLERPTPFFLELLAHQTALPVSKASVEKNGADFVKPGVMVSNGAFTLQAHVPNDSLTVVKNANYWDAANVKLDKVVFYPIDDQAASVRRFEAKEMDLVYNFSADQIDRLRTSYGEQVHVSPSLATYYYAFDTRQEPYSDVRVRQALSMAVDRDFLAKEIYAGSQLPAYSMVPPGIESYGEPSKAEFGTLSQLDREDKAIALMKEAGYGEGGKPLDIELRYNTNPNHERVATAVADMWKNTFGAKVSLVNLDVSSHYAYLQEGGKFNVARAGWQADYADAENFLALSVGSNKTFNYGHFENAEFDGLMKKSYDEQDPAARSKLMHEAEALLMKEQPIAPLLTQADLWLVASRVKGWADNAPNEHLSKFLSIAE; encoded by the coding sequence ATGGCCTCACTGAAACTCAACCTGCGTGCTGCTGCGCTGATCGGCTCGCTGCTCATCGGAGCAAGCCCGGCGCTGGCCGAAGCTGTCCTGCATCGCGGCAATGCGGGTGAGCCGCAGACGCTTGACCAGCACCACACCTCGATCAACATCGAAGCGTTCATCCTCAAGGACCTCTACGAGGGCCTGACGATCTATGACGCCTCCGCGAAGATCGTCCCGGGCGTTGCTGAAACGTGGGAGCTTTCGGACGACGGTACGGTATATACCTTCAAGCTGCGCGCTGATGCCAAGTGGTCCGACGGTTCGCCGGTAACGGCCGAAGATTTCGTCTTCTCCTTCCGTCGCGTCGAAGACCCGAAGACGGCTGCCGGCTACGCCAACATTCTCTTCCCGATCAAGAACGCCGAGAAGGTCAACAAGGGCGAACTGCCGACAGACCAGTTGGGCGTAAAGGCGATCGACGAAAAGACCGTCGAAATCACGCTCGAGCGTCCGACTCCGTTCTTCCTCGAACTCCTGGCGCACCAGACGGCACTTCCGGTCAGCAAGGCAAGCGTCGAAAAGAACGGCGCCGACTTCGTCAAGCCGGGCGTCATGGTTTCGAACGGTGCATTCACGCTTCAGGCCCACGTTCCGAACGACAGCCTGACGGTCGTCAAGAACGCCAACTACTGGGATGCGGCCAACGTCAAGCTCGACAAGGTCGTCTTCTACCCGATCGACGACCAGGCCGCTTCGGTCCGTCGCTTCGAGGCCAAGGAAATGGACCTGGTCTATAACTTCTCGGCTGACCAGATCGATCGCCTGCGCACCTCCTACGGCGAGCAGGTCCACGTCTCGCCGTCGCTTGCGACCTATTACTACGCCTTCGACACCCGTCAGGAACCCTATAGCGACGTTCGCGTCCGCCAGGCTCTCTCGATGGCCGTTGACCGCGACTTCCTTGCCAAGGAAATCTACGCCGGTTCGCAGCTGCCGGCCTATTCGATGGTTCCCCCGGGCATCGAAAGCTATGGCGAGCCGTCCAAGGCTGAGTTCGGCACCCTGTCGCAGCTCGACCGCGAAGACAAGGCCATCGCCCTGATGAAGGAAGCTGGCTACGGCGAAGGTGGCAAGCCGCTCGACATCGAGCTGCGCTACAACACCAACCCGAACCACGAGCGTGTTGCAACCGCTGTCGCCGACATGTGGAAGAACACCTTCGGCGCCAAGGTCTCGCTGGTGAACCTCGACGTGTCCTCGCACTATGCCTACCTGCAGGAAGGTGGCAAGTTCAACGTCGCCCGCGCTGGCTGGCAGGCTGACTACGCGGACGCCGAGAACTTCCTGGCGCTCAGCGTTGGCTCAAACAAGACCTTCAACTACGGCCACTTCGAGAACGCCGAGTTCGACGGCCTGATGAAGAAGTCCTACGACGAGCAGGATCCGGCAGCCCGCTCGAAGCTGATGCATGAGGCGGAAGCGCTGCTGATGAAGGAACAGCCGATCGCTCCGCTCCTGACCCAGGCCGATCTGTGGCTGGTCGCCAGCCGCGTCAAGGGCTGGGCGGACAATGCTCCGAACGAGCACCTCAGCAAGTTCCTGAGCATCGCCGAATAA
- a CDS encoding MerR family transcriptional regulator, translating to MQRMGAVRYKVAEAARLAGVSASTLRLWETQGLVVPERSPTGHRQYTEGDLARLKRIAWFRAERGLNPAAIRESLEAEVSADDQAGSPAGEGSDNQVGRKLRSLRHAAGKTLEQVAGDIGIAASVLSTLERTSQGVSVAVLHNIAEYFGTTVSSLSGEEEADARAVVRAGEWRTWPRTTPGVTVQLLADGRNQMDCHRFVLEPGASSEGAYRHEGEEFVYVLSGRVEFILDSDQFYDLGVGDSLYFESKRRHAWTNRHDGETVLLWVNTPPTF from the coding sequence ATGCAAAGAATGGGCGCGGTGCGCTACAAGGTTGCCGAGGCGGCGCGTCTGGCGGGGGTTTCCGCTTCGACGTTGAGGCTGTGGGAGACGCAAGGGCTGGTCGTGCCCGAGCGCTCGCCGACAGGACATCGGCAATATACGGAGGGTGATCTCGCGAGGCTGAAGCGCATCGCTTGGTTCCGGGCGGAACGTGGCCTGAACCCGGCGGCGATCCGCGAGTCGCTGGAGGCGGAGGTATCCGCAGACGATCAGGCAGGATCACCAGCGGGGGAGGGTTCCGACAACCAGGTGGGACGCAAACTTCGTAGTCTGAGGCACGCCGCGGGCAAGACGCTGGAGCAGGTTGCTGGCGATATCGGCATCGCCGCATCGGTGCTTTCGACGCTCGAACGCACCTCGCAGGGTGTTTCGGTCGCCGTGTTGCACAACATCGCGGAGTATTTCGGGACGACGGTCTCCAGTCTGTCGGGTGAGGAAGAGGCCGATGCGCGCGCTGTGGTGCGGGCCGGCGAATGGCGGACATGGCCGCGCACGACACCGGGCGTGACCGTGCAGCTCCTCGCCGATGGCCGCAATCAGATGGATTGCCACCGTTTCGTGCTGGAGCCGGGGGCTTCCAGTGAGGGCGCCTACCGGCATGAGGGCGAGGAGTTCGTCTATGTGCTGTCCGGCCGGGTCGAGTTCATCCTCGACAGCGATCAGTTCTACGACCTCGGCGTCGGCGATTCCCTGTACTTCGAGAGCAAGAGGCGCCATGCCTGGACGAACCGGCACGACGGCGAAACCGTGTTGCTCTGGGTCAACACGCCCCCGACGTTCTAG
- the oppB gene encoding oligopeptide ABC transporter permease OppB: protein MISFILRRLASAVPTLFIVVTISFFLMRFAPGGPFNLERPLPPQTMANLMKTYQLDQPLWRQYTHYLSNAVTGDFGPSYVYKDNNVAELIGKGLPYSMELGFYALLVALIGGVTAGTIAALRQNSALDFAIMSFSTIGVTVPNFVVGPVLTLVFAIMLAWLPAGGWGDGSLRFLILPMIALALPQLAVFARLTRGSMIEALHTDHIRTAKAYGLPSRTVVVTHAMRGAMLPVVSYLAPCAAALLTGSAVVETIFTIPGVGRYFVLGAINRDYTLVMGTVILVAIFVIVFNLLVDILYGLLDPRVRHD from the coding sequence ATGATTTCCTTCATCCTTCGCCGATTGGCGAGTGCGGTGCCGACCTTGTTTATCGTCGTCACCATTTCGTTTTTCCTGATGCGGTTCGCCCCTGGCGGTCCCTTCAATCTCGAGCGTCCTCTTCCGCCACAAACGATGGCGAACCTGATGAAGACGTATCAGCTCGACCAGCCCCTATGGCGCCAATACACGCACTATCTTAGCAATGCGGTGACCGGCGACTTCGGTCCGAGCTACGTCTACAAGGACAACAACGTCGCCGAACTGATCGGCAAGGGCTTGCCCTATTCGATGGAACTCGGCTTCTATGCCCTGCTTGTCGCGCTGATCGGCGGTGTCACCGCCGGTACGATCGCTGCACTCCGGCAGAACAGCGCTCTCGATTTCGCGATCATGTCGTTTTCGACGATCGGCGTCACCGTGCCCAACTTCGTTGTTGGCCCGGTATTGACGCTGGTCTTCGCGATCATGCTTGCATGGCTGCCAGCCGGCGGCTGGGGTGATGGATCACTGCGCTTCCTGATCCTGCCGATGATCGCTTTGGCGCTGCCGCAGCTTGCGGTGTTTGCGCGGCTCACGCGCGGCTCAATGATCGAGGCGCTCCACACCGACCATATCAGGACGGCCAAGGCCTATGGCCTGCCGTCGCGAACTGTGGTGGTGACCCATGCGATGCGCGGCGCCATGCTGCCGGTTGTTTCCTATCTCGCACCTTGTGCTGCGGCGCTCTTGACCGGCTCGGCCGTCGTCGAGACGATCTTCACCATTCCCGGTGTCGGCCGCTATTTCGTACTCGGCGCCATCAACCGAGACTACACGCTGGTGATGGGCACGGTCATTCTCGTTGCCATCTTCGTCATCGTCTTCAATCTCCTGGTCGACATTCTCTACGGCCTGCTCGATCCGAGGGTTCGCCATGACTGA
- a CDS encoding 4-aminobutyrate--2-oxoglutarate transaminase, translated as MTTLTDRKNAAISRGVGMTTQIYAERAENSEIWDKEGNRYIDFASGIAVVNTGHRHPKVVEAVKAQIDRFTHTCHQVVPYESYVHLAERLNALTPGNFAKKTIFVTTGAEAVENAVKIARASTGRQAVIAFSGGFHGRTFMGMALTGKVVPYKVGFGAMPGDVFHAPFPIELHGITTEQSLAALKKLFAADVDPGRVAAIILEPVQGEGGFYPAPAAFLKALREICDQHGILLIADEVQTGFARTGKMFAMDHHEVAPDLITMAKSLAGGFPLAAVTGRAEVMDAPAPGGLGGTYGGNPLGIAAAHAVLDVIAEEKLCERAEHLGGRLKQRLAAIREQAPEIADIRGPGFMNAVEFNDVKTNLPSADFANKVRLIALEKGLILLTCGVHGNVIRFLAPITIQDEVFAEALDILEASILAARG; from the coding sequence ATGACCACCCTCACCGACCGCAAGAACGCCGCTATCTCGCGCGGCGTCGGCATGACCACCCAGATCTACGCCGAGCGCGCGGAAAACTCGGAAATCTGGGACAAGGAAGGCAACCGTTACATCGACTTCGCCTCCGGTATCGCGGTCGTCAACACGGGTCATCGCCACCCGAAGGTCGTTGAAGCGGTCAAGGCGCAGATCGATCGCTTCACCCACACCTGCCATCAGGTCGTGCCTTACGAATCCTACGTGCACCTCGCCGAGCGCCTGAACGCTCTGACGCCGGGCAACTTCGCCAAGAAGACGATCTTTGTGACCACCGGTGCCGAGGCCGTCGAAAACGCCGTCAAGATCGCCCGCGCCTCGACCGGCCGCCAGGCGGTCATCGCCTTCTCGGGCGGCTTCCACGGCCGGACCTTCATGGGCATGGCGCTCACCGGCAAGGTCGTTCCCTACAAGGTTGGCTTTGGCGCGATGCCGGGCGACGTCTTCCACGCCCCCTTCCCGATCGAACTGCACGGCATCACCACCGAACAGTCGCTCGCCGCGCTTAAGAAGCTCTTTGCCGCCGATGTCGATCCGGGCCGCGTCGCCGCGATCATCCTGGAGCCCGTGCAGGGTGAAGGCGGGTTCTACCCCGCTCCTGCCGCCTTCCTGAAGGCGCTGCGCGAAATCTGCGACCAGCACGGCATTCTTTTGATCGCCGACGAAGTCCAGACCGGCTTTGCCCGCACCGGCAAGATGTTCGCCATGGACCACCACGAAGTCGCGCCTGACCTCATCACCATGGCAAAGAGCCTCGCCGGCGGCTTCCCGCTGGCCGCCGTTACCGGCCGCGCCGAAGTCATGGACGCGCCTGCCCCCGGCGGCCTTGGCGGCACCTATGGCGGCAACCCGCTCGGCATCGCCGCCGCGCATGCGGTTCTTGATGTCATCGCCGAGGAGAAGCTCTGCGAGCGCGCCGAGCATCTCGGCGGTCGGCTCAAGCAGCGCCTCGCCGCGATCCGCGAGCAAGCGCCCGAAATCGCCGACATCCGCGGCCCCGGCTTCATGAACGCCGTCGAGTTCAACGACGTGAAGACCAATCTGCCGAGTGCCGACTTTGCCAACAAGGTGCGCCTGATCGCGCTGGAAAAGGGCCTGATCCTCTTGACCTGCGGCGTGCATGGCAACGTCATTCGCTTCCTGGCGCCGATCACCATCCAGGACGAGGTCTTCGCCGAAGCGCTCGACATTCTCGAAGCGTCGATCCTCGCCGCGCGTGGTTGA
- a CDS encoding ABC transporter ATP-binding protein — protein sequence MADTKETILAVSGLKVNFSTPDGTVEAVKGIDLDVRTGETLAVVGESGSGKSQTMMGIMGLLAKNGEVTGSARYRGQELVGLPPKALNQVRGAKVTMIFQEPMTSLDPLYPIGRQIAEPIVHHRGGTFKQARKRVLELLELVGIPEPARRIDSYPHELSGGQRQRVMIAMALANEPDLLIADEPTTALDVTIQAQILDLLKSLQQRFGMAIVLITHDLGIVKHFADRVAVMRRGEVVEKGTTADIFERPQADYTKMLLAAEPSGRKASPADSAPIILEGRDVCVDYQIGGGLFRGGKSVFRAVDKVNLRLQEGQTIGVVGESGSGKSTLGRALLRLLPSSGYYRFGTTDISGFDRGQMRPLRRTLQLVFQDPYGSLSPRRTVGEIITEGLHVHEPELSRADRDRRASEALKEVGLDPASRNRYPHEFSGGQRQRIAIARAMILKPKVVILDEPTSALDRSVQGQVIELLRDLQRSHGLSYIFISHDLSVVKAMSDYVIVMKNGKIVEEGETDAIFEAPKQPYTKTLIGAAFNV from the coding sequence ATGGCAGATACAAAAGAAACCATCCTGGCCGTCAGCGGTCTCAAGGTGAACTTCTCAACGCCCGACGGCACCGTCGAAGCGGTCAAGGGCATCGACCTCGATGTCCGCACCGGTGAAACGCTTGCGGTTGTCGGCGAGTCCGGCTCCGGCAAGAGCCAGACGATGATGGGCATCATGGGCCTGCTCGCCAAGAACGGCGAGGTCACAGGCTCGGCACGTTACCGCGGGCAGGAGCTCGTCGGACTGCCGCCGAAGGCATTGAACCAGGTGCGCGGTGCGAAGGTCACCATGATCTTCCAGGAGCCGATGACCTCGCTCGATCCGCTTTATCCGATCGGCCGCCAGATTGCCGAGCCGATCGTCCATCACCGCGGCGGCACGTTCAAGCAGGCGCGAAAGCGCGTGCTGGAGTTGCTCGAACTGGTGGGCATTCCGGAGCCGGCGCGGCGCATCGACAGCTATCCGCACGAGCTTTCGGGCGGTCAGCGCCAACGCGTGATGATCGCCATGGCGCTTGCCAACGAACCGGACCTTCTGATCGCCGACGAACCGACAACGGCACTCGACGTGACCATCCAGGCGCAGATCCTCGATCTCTTGAAGTCGCTGCAGCAGCGCTTCGGCATGGCGATCGTGCTGATCACCCACGACCTCGGGATCGTCAAGCATTTCGCGGACCGCGTGGCCGTGATGCGCCGTGGCGAAGTGGTGGAAAAGGGCACGACGGCCGACATCTTCGAACGGCCTCAGGCCGACTATACGAAGATGCTGCTGGCAGCCGAGCCGAGCGGCCGCAAGGCTTCACCGGCCGACAGTGCGCCGATCATTCTCGAAGGCCGCGACGTCTGTGTCGACTATCAGATCGGCGGCGGTCTTTTCCGGGGCGGGAAGTCTGTTTTCCGTGCGGTGGATAAGGTCAATCTGCGCCTGCAAGAAGGGCAGACGATCGGCGTCGTCGGCGAGTCCGGTTCGGGCAAGTCGACCCTCGGTCGCGCGCTGCTGCGGCTTCTGCCGAGCAGCGGCTACTATCGCTTCGGAACCACGGATATCTCCGGCTTCGACCGCGGCCAGATGCGGCCGCTGCGACGCACGCTGCAGCTCGTGTTCCAGGATCCCTACGGCTCGCTGTCGCCGCGGCGCACCGTCGGCGAGATCATTACCGAAGGTCTGCACGTCCACGAGCCCGAGCTCAGCCGTGCCGATCGCGACCGCCGGGCGTCCGAGGCGCTGAAGGAAGTGGGGCTCGACCCAGCATCCCGCAACCGCTATCCGCACGAGTTCTCGGGCGGCCAGCGCCAGCGTATCGCCATTGCCCGCGCGATGATCCTGAAGCCAAAGGTCGTCATTCTCGACGAGCCGACATCGGCGCTTGACCGATCGGTGCAGGGGCAGGTGATCGAGCTCCTGCGGGACCTGCAGCGTTCACACGGGCTCTCCTACATCTTCATCAGCCACGACCTCTCTGTCGTGAAGGCGATGTCGGACTACGTGATCGTCATGAAGAACGGCAAGATCGTCGAGGAAGGTGAAACGGACGCCATCTTTGAAGCGCCGAAGCAACCTTATACCAAGACGCTGATCGGCGCGGCGTTCAACGTCTGA
- a CDS encoding DUF2092 domain-containing protein, which yields MQHSKEALQQALQTREQYDMPGLRFAIAKSTLRAGAEQLLDDIVAVLKKFPDWSLRIVVHTDASGNAETNQRLSQERADMIKAALVKRGISADKLMATGAGQTMPVASNKTAEGRALNRRVELMRVTDSPEAKKLLKAMSDYLASQKALSFSYDANLQVVTNTDQKLGLSSSGTVNLSRPDRVHTTRSGGFVDTETLFDGKTLTLLGKNINKYTQVEMHGTVDQLIDELKDKHGLPLPAADLLMTNSYEELMKGVYDSKDLGSGVVNGKECDSLAFRKDDVDFQIWVAHGDQPYPCRLVITSSKVKGEPEYSIQIRDWKSGNDVAADDFAFKNATNAEKADVNALKQSLSELPDNFVVGDEK from the coding sequence ATGCAGCACAGCAAGGAAGCTTTGCAGCAGGCGTTACAGACACGAGAACAGTACGATATGCCAGGCCTGCGCTTCGCCATAGCAAAGTCCACCTTGCGGGCAGGCGCAGAACAGCTTCTTGACGACATTGTTGCCGTGCTCAAGAAGTTCCCTGACTGGAGCTTGAGAATTGTCGTCCACACCGATGCGAGCGGCAATGCGGAAACCAACCAACGCCTTTCTCAAGAACGTGCCGACATGATCAAGGCGGCGCTGGTCAAAAGAGGAATTTCCGCTGACAAGCTGATGGCCACCGGTGCCGGTCAGACTATGCCAGTTGCCAGCAACAAGACGGCTGAAGGTCGGGCTCTCAACCGTCGGGTCGAACTCATGAGAGTTACCGACTCGCCCGAGGCCAAGAAATTACTGAAGGCCATGTCGGACTACCTGGCCTCTCAGAAGGCCCTGTCGTTCAGCTATGATGCCAATCTTCAGGTCGTCACCAACACGGACCAGAAGCTTGGGCTATCGAGTTCCGGCACCGTGAACCTTAGCCGGCCAGACCGGGTGCATACGACCCGTTCGGGCGGATTTGTCGATACCGAGACCTTGTTCGACGGAAAAACGCTCACGCTTCTTGGAAAGAACATCAACAAGTACACACAGGTGGAAATGCATGGGACGGTCGATCAGCTGATAGACGAGTTGAAAGACAAGCACGGACTGCCGTTGCCAGCTGCAGACTTGCTGATGACCAATTCATATGAGGAGTTGATGAAGGGCGTCTATGACTCCAAGGATCTGGGAAGCGGCGTCGTCAACGGCAAGGAGTGCGATTCCCTTGCCTTCCGTAAGGACGACGTGGACTTCCAGATCTGGGTGGCGCATGGCGATCAACCGTACCCCTGCCGGTTGGTCATCACCTCGAGCAAGGTCAAGGGCGAGCCAGAGTACAGCATCCAGATCAGGGACTGGAAATCGGGGAATGACGTGGCCGCGGATGATTTCGCCTTCAAGAATGCGACGAATGCCGAAAAGGCCGACGTGAACGCCCTCAAGCAGAGTTTGAGTGAACTGCCGGATAATTTCGTGGTGGGAGATGAAAAATGA